From the Yoonia rosea genome, the window GGTGAATACCGCAAGGATCGCGATGAACCACAAGACCGACGGGTTTTCGGCAAGGAATGATTTCCGCATAACTTAATCCGCCGCCGCGCGGCCCTTGAGGGCGACGATGCCCTTTGGCCGGAATTGAATGAAGAGGATGATGAAGAGGATCATATAGGTCTGTGCGGCCAGTGTGTTGGACGGGTTCAACCACTCGATCCCTTTTTGCAGGAACCCGATCAGCGACGCGCCAGCCAGCGTACCCCAGACGTTGCCCACACCGCCCACAACCACGGTCATAAAGCTTTGCACGATGTAATCGGCCCCCATCTCGGAGGTGACTTTGGCGTAAAGCCCGATGGCAACACCGGCGATGCCGGCGATGCCAGAGCCAAGACCAAAGGTCAGCATATTGATCTTGTCAGGGTTAATCCCCATCGAGGCCGCCATGCCGGGGTTTTGCGTCACAGCACGCACTTCCAGCCCCAGCCGCGTGCGTTTGAGGACAAACAGGATCAAGCCCAGAAACAGCAGCGCCAGCACGAAAATCGCAATGCGGATATAGCTGATCGCGATGACATCGTTGAACACGAGCGCCCCGTCCAGCCACTCCGGCGAGGTTAGTGGACGTGCTTGGGTGCCGAAGATATTCTTGGCCAACTGCTGCAACGCAATCGAGATGCCGAAAGTGGCCAGCAGCGTTTCCAGTGGACGGTGATAGAGATGCCGGATCACCAGACGCTCCATCGCGACACCAGCACCAAAGGTAATCGCAAAAGCCAAAGGCAGCGCGATGATGATCGACAGCGTATAGTCCGGCACAAACTGTTGCACGACGAAGCCGGTGTAGGCCCCCATCATGATAAATTCGCCATGGGCCATATTGATCACGCCCATGACGCCGAAAGTGATGGCGAGGCCAATAGCCGCGAGAAAATAGATCGAGGCGAGTGACAGCGCATCCAGCCCCAGATCAATGCCCTGGCTGACGGCAACGCGGGTTTCAACGGCTGCGAGCGCCTTTTCGGCGGCATCGGTGATGACTGGATCAGGTTCGTCATATTGTAGATAAAAGACATGTCCCGCGATCGAAGCCTCTTGTGCCTCGGGCGTTACGCGCGGGGCCACCAGACCCTCGGCCGCGAGGGCATCATAGGCGGTCGCGCGTGCCGCATCAGTGTTCAGGGAGCGGACTGCGACCCCACCGACCATGCCACCCACGATATTAGCGACGAGCGCTTCGCGGATTTGGGGACTGGTCACAAGCGGAGGTGCAAGCTCTGCTGCGACCAGTCGGTCATAGGCGTCCTGCGCAGTCAGGTCGGCACCAATGGTCAGCACCTGTGCGACATTGGCATCATCGGGAAGGGCTACGGCCACCTTCGGTTGGGTCGACAAGACGGTGTTCAGTACCGCACGGACATCAACCGAAAGGTCGTCAGCCATGCCTGCGATGGCGGCAATCCGCGCCTCTTGCGTATCGCCAAACAGGACCGCAAGCATTCCGGCAAGACGCTCTTTGGTTTCTTTGAGGGTTGGATCAGGCTCTCCTGCGATCGAAGCCTGCAACGGGCCAAGCTGGCTGGCATCCATACTGCGGGCGATGGCATCAACCGCGGCTTGGCGTTTGGTGATGTCGGGATCGGACAGCTGGAACTGCACGAGTGCATCGCCGATGGCACGGCGCACACCGCCATTGGGGCGGGCCTCGCTCAGGCCATCGTCATTCGCAACTGTGATTGTCGTGTTCGTATCAAGATCGACAAGTGTGATCGCGTCATCTTCTTCAACAGCACGGAAGAACAAACCGTCACTGTCACGCTGTACGATTTCGCGGTCGCGCCATGCCTCAAGAAATGGCAGCGCCTGTGGCAGACCGCTTGCAACCAGATCATCGAGCACCACACCGACACTTTGGCGACCGGGGCTCAACACCTCGCCCTGATGGGTTTGCAGGATGTCTTGCAGGGTTTGTGCCTGCAAAGATGCAGGCAAAATCAGGCACAAGGACAGCGCCAATGAGAGCAATCGCAGCATGTGGATTCAAGCCGATATTGTGAGGGAGGGGTTCAGGGACGCATTGGATTATGCGTCCCTGATCGGCTGCTTTAGTAGTTGGAAGTCAACTGCACACAGGTTTCGGTTTCGGTGTTGTACATCCCGCAACCCAGTGTTTGCCAATCCGACACCAGCACCGCAGATTCCGGCAGATAATCGGTCCATGCATCACCTGGCACCTCAGAGGTCTGGCTGATGATATCGAACTGGCCGTCAGCGGTGATCTCACCGATCAGCACTGGCTTGGCGAGGTGGTGGTTTGGCAGCATGACCGCCGTACCGCCTGTCAGGTTCGGGAATTCCTGCCCGTACATGGCTTCGCGCACTGCATCGACATCTGTCGTGCCCGCTTCGGTCACTGCGTTCACCCACATGTTGAAGCCGATATAGTGGGCTTCCATCGGGTCGTTGGTGACACGGTCTTCGCCCATTTTGGCTTTCCATGCCGCGACCCATTCGTCGTTCAGTTCGGATTCAGCGGACTGGAAATAGTTCCACGCGGCCAAGTGACCGACAAGGTCGGATGTATCCAGACCCGACAGCTCTTCCTCACCCACCGAGAAGGCCACAACAGGCAGGTCATCGGCAGAGACACCCGCCGCCGCCAGCTCTTTGTAGAACCCGATGTTCGCATCACCGTTGATGGTTGAAATGACGCCAACCTGCTTGCCGTCTGCACCCAGTGCGACAACGTCAGCAACGATTGTGGCCCAGTCGGAATGACCGAAAGGCGTGTAGTTCACAAAGATATCCTCGGCAGGGATGCCTTTGGACTGCAAATAGGCCTCAAGGATGTTGTTGGTTGTCCGTGGATAGACATAGTCTGTGCCCAAGAGCGCGAATTTCTCGACACCCAATTCTTCAAGGAAGTAATCCGTCGCAGGGATTGCCTGCTGATTTGGCGCGGCACCTGTGTAGAACACATTGCGCGAGCTTTCCTCGCCCTCATATTGCACAGGATAGAACATCAGCCCGTTCAGCTCTTCCAGTACCGGCAAAGCGGATTTGCGGCTGACCGAAGTCCAGCTGCCAAAGATCACGTCGACTTCGCTGACGGTCAGCAGTTCGCGCGCTTTTTCCGCGAACAGTGGCCAGTCAGATGCCGGATCGACGACAACTGCTTCAATCTCACACCCGAGCAGGCCGCCAGCGGCGTTCTGGTTCTCGATCAGCAATTCCATTGTGTCTTTAAGCGTGGTTTCGGAAATCGCCATCGTGCCAGAGAGCGAGTGAAGCACGCCCACTTTGATTGGATCGGCGCATTGTGCAGCAGCGATAGATGTCGTGCCAAGCAAGGCAGTCAATGCAAGTGCAGAAGTTCTAAAGGTCATAGTCTTTTGGTCCCCGTTGTCGTTGCGGGATGCTGCGTCAGGAAACCAATTCCCTTTGCAACCCTGGACCAACCCAATAGGAAGGACCCGCAACAGTGATGTTGTAGTCGCGTGAAGGGAGCGATCTTGCAGGATAGCCCTTTGCGCGACGCCGAAGTTTTTCTTCGGACGCCTCAAAATGGTGCTGCACTGCAGAAATATGCTAGCGATTTCGCATTGAACCTATCGCCTCACGCCTCAGCGCCTATAAAAATAGCGGCGACCGGCTTTTCGCCTAATTTTTTATCAGTTTTTGCGCCTTAAGGTGAACATGAAATGAATCTGGCCGCCCAACTTCGAGATGATTCCAATGAATTTGTCGCAGTTCTGTCGAAAAGGATCATATGCAGACAGCGCTGGCTAGGCTTTTGCCGGCGTCAAAGACTGCGTCATCGTCCCCAGAACCCTGCTCGCGGTATCCAGCAGCAACAGGTCATCGGTACACCGTTCTAACACATGCGCCAACCGGGGGTGTCCAATCAGCGTGGCAGGTGTCGTCACGACCATACGCAACGCATCCGCAAGCGGGATCCCTATATGATGGACCATCCGCCGCATGCCTTCGGCTTGGGTAAGATGCGCGCCCGCCAGATTGCCTCCGGCATTGACCAACCGCCCCTCTTGCAGGCGGATTGTCTGACCGTAGAGCGTGAATTGCGGCTCGCCGCCGACTGTTGCCATCGCATCCGACACCAGAAACGGCGCGGAGCCTGCGGCACAGGCCCGCAATGCAAGGCGCAGCATACGGTCATCCACATGCACCCCGTCACAGATCATGCCAAAGGCAATCCCGGCGTTCAAAATCGCACCCACGGCGCCCGGCGCGCGGCTTGTCATCGATGACATGGCGTTGAACAGATGCGTTCCGCAGCGGGCGCCCGCCTTGATCGCCGCTTCGACCTCTTCGGCGGTGGCATCCGTATGCCCGAGCGAGACAATTGCGCCCATTTCGGCCAGTAAGGCGATTTGCGCAGGCGTCGCGGCCTCTGGTGCGAGGGTAATCATCACGGCAACCCCTGCCTTGCGCAGATCGGACACGATGGTCAGCGTGTCCTGATCTAATGGACGGATACACTCCGCGCGATGCGTCCCCCGCTTTGCGACACTGATATGCGGGCCTTCAATGTGCAGCCCCAGAATATCCGGGGCATCTTTTGCGGCAATCGCGGCGGCTGCCGCTTGTGCAAGCACAGCCGGATGGTCAGTGATGACCGTTGGTAAAATCGCGGCCGTCCCGAAGCGGCGGTGCGCGGCCGCAATCTGTGCAATGCCGTCAACTGTGGGGGTATTGTTCAGAAGGACGCCACCACCGCCGTTGACCTGCAAGTCAACAAAGCCGGGTGTCAAAAGCCCGGAAAGTGCGGTGGCCGGAACCGACGCGCGCGATGTCTCGACGATCATACCGTCTGCTACGCGCACAGCCATGTCGTCCACGATGTCCTGGCCATCAAAGAAACGGTCAGGTTTGAACCAGCCGTCCGTCATACCGTGAGCCCCGTAGCATCGCGATGATCCATCCACGCCGCATAGGCGGCACCACGCGCACCACTGGCGTCACCCCCTTGCGCCAAGGCAAGCGGGGCGGCAGCGAAACCGTCAATCTGCGCGTTTTTGCCGGCAACCCGCAAATCGGCAATCACATCAGGGATAGCCGTGAGCCCGCCGCCCAGAACGATCACATCAGGATCAATTGTGAGCGTGAGGTGATGCAGCACCTCAGCCACAAGCGCGCACCAAATCGCCCAGACCTGCGCCATATCCGTCGTGCGCCGCGCAGCAATCTCATGCGTGCTCAGGTCCATTCCCGTGACGAATGCGGCCAGACGTTGCAAACCGGGCCCCGAGATATACCCCTCGATACATCCTTTCCGCCCGCAACCGCAGTCATAAATCGGCAGGCCATGTGCGGCGATAATCTGCGCAGGCGCCGCGATATGGCCAATTTCGCCACCTGTCGCCGTCGGCCCTGTGCGCCATTTTTGGTCGATGACCAGACCCCCGCTCACACCTGTTCCGAGGATCAGCGCCATCACCACCGATTTCCCCTGCCCCGCACCGAACACGGCCTCGGACAAAGCCAGCGCGCGGCAATCATTCAGAAAAGTAATCCGGCGCCCCGCCCGCTGTTCTATGTCGGCGGGAAAAGGCCGCCCAGTGGCCGGCAGGTTATTCGCAAGCGCAAGGCCTGTCTGTGGGTTCACAAGACCCGCAGCACCGACGCCCACCGCAGCAACCGCGCCGGCAGCGTCCGAGGCCCACACGATCTGATCAACGACTGCATTTACGAGTTGGTCGTAATCTTCGGGGGTCGGAATCCGGTGGCGGGCAATCTCTTGCCACGCGGCATCAAAGACACGCGCCTCTATCTTTGTCCCGCCAAGATCAATGCCAAGGGTGTTCATTACAGGGGTCCATCGGATCAAAGGGGCAGGATCGTCTTGTCACTGCCAGTTATCGTCGCGGTTTTCGTCAGGCAAGACAATGACAGGTTTTCCCATCGTCGCGTTAATGATGCAGTGCCGCGACGGTCTTGAGCACCGAGAAGCCGTAAAGCGCCTCGAACCCCTTTTCGCGCCCGTGACCGGAAAGGCCGCGACCGCCAAAGGGCAGCTCGACCCCGCCACCAGCGCCATAATTGTTGATAAACACCTGCCCCGCCCGCAGGGCACGCGCCACGCGCATCTGCCGCGCTCCGTTTTCGGACCAACAAGACGCGACAAGGCCAAACGCGGTGCCATTGGCGATGGCGATTGCCTCTGCCTCATCCTCGAAGGGAATAATGACCTGTACGGGCCCGAAGATTTCATCCTGCGCCAGCGTGTGAGCAGGCGCGACATCTGCAAAGAGCGTTGGGGCAACATAGGCCCCACCTGCCGGGGCGTCCTCAACAATCTGTCCGCGTGCTGCTACCTCCAGATCGCTACCCTGCGCCAGAAAGCCCTCAACGATATCTTTTTGCCGCAGCGACACCAAAGGCCCCACATCCAGATCCGCCATTGCGGGACCTGCCCGCAGCTGTGCGTAGCGGGCGGCCATTTCGGTGACCACCTGGTCATAAACACCGCGTTGCACCAATATCCGCGATGCAGCGGAACAGGTCTGTCCTGCATTCTGGATGCCTGCATTCACCAAGAACGGTAAAGCAGCCGCGATATCCGCATCGTCAAACACCACCTGCGGTGATTTTCCCCCGAGTTCCAGCGTCACCGGCACAACATTTGCGCCGGCACTTTGCTGGATCAGTTTTCCCACGCCGACCGAGCCAGTGAACGAAATGTGGTGCACGCCCTTATGCGCAGACAAAGCAGCCCCCGCCTCGGCACCCAATCCCGGCACGACATTCAGCGCGCCATCAGGCAGCCCCGCCGCGCGGGCGATTTCGGCAAAGGCCAAGGCGGTCAGGCAGGCTTCTTCGGCGGGCTTGAGAACACAGGCATTGCCCATCGCCAACGCAGCCCCCACCGAGCGCCCGATGATCTGCATCGGATAGTTCCAAGGGATGATATGGCCAGTCACACCATGCGGTTCGCGTAGGGTATAGACGGTATAGCCGTCCAGATAAGGGATCGTCTCGCCATGGACCTTGTCGGCAGCACCACCATAGAATTCCAGATAGCGTGCAAGCGCCAATACGTCGGCGCGCGCCTGTTTCAAGGGCTTGCCTACATCCATCGCTTCCAGTTGCGCCAACTCATCCACATGCG encodes:
- the nagA gene encoding N-acetylglucosamine-6-phosphate deacetylase, which codes for MTDGWFKPDRFFDGQDIVDDMAVRVADGMIVETSRASVPATALSGLLTPGFVDLQVNGGGGVLLNNTPTVDGIAQIAAAHRRFGTAAILPTVITDHPAVLAQAAAAAIAAKDAPDILGLHIEGPHISVAKRGTHRAECIRPLDQDTLTIVSDLRKAGVAVMITLAPEAATPAQIALLAEMGAIVSLGHTDATAEEVEAAIKAGARCGTHLFNAMSSMTSRAPGAVGAILNAGIAFGMICDGVHVDDRMLRLALRACAAGSAPFLVSDAMATVGGEPQFTLYGQTIRLQEGRLVNAGGNLAGAHLTQAEGMRRMVHHIGIPLADALRMVVTTPATLIGHPRLAHVLERCTDDLLLLDTASRVLGTMTQSLTPAKA
- a CDS encoding aldehyde dehydrogenase family protein, with protein sequence MTLRPRNIDPRKCFIAGKWVDALSGETLALINPSDGSTLCEIARGGADDIAAAVAAAEAALSGAWGKATAAERGRMLAKIGQAVLAHVDELAQLEAMDVGKPLKQARADVLALARYLEFYGGAADKVHGETIPYLDGYTVYTLREPHGVTGHIIPWNYPMQIIGRSVGAALAMGNACVLKPAEEACLTALAFAEIARAAGLPDGALNVVPGLGAEAGAALSAHKGVHHISFTGSVGVGKLIQQSAGANVVPVTLELGGKSPQVVFDDADIAAALPFLVNAGIQNAGQTCSAASRILVQRGVYDQVVTEMAARYAQLRAGPAMADLDVGPLVSLRQKDIVEGFLAQGSDLEVAARGQIVEDAPAGGAYVAPTLFADVAPAHTLAQDEIFGPVQVIIPFEDEAEAIAIANGTAFGLVASCWSENGARQMRVARALRAGQVFINNYGAGGGVELPFGGRGLSGHGREKGFEALYGFSVLKTVAALHH
- the urtB gene encoding urea ABC transporter permease subunit UrtB, whose translation is MLRLLSLALSLCLILPASLQAQTLQDILQTHQGEVLSPGRQSVGVVLDDLVASGLPQALPFLEAWRDREIVQRDSDGLFFRAVEEDDAITLVDLDTNTTITVANDDGLSEARPNGGVRRAIGDALVQFQLSDPDITKRQAAVDAIARSMDASQLGPLQASIAGEPDPTLKETKERLAGMLAVLFGDTQEARIAAIAGMADDLSVDVRAVLNTVLSTQPKVAVALPDDANVAQVLTIGADLTAQDAYDRLVAAELAPPLVTSPQIREALVANIVGGMVGGVAVRSLNTDAARATAYDALAAEGLVAPRVTPEAQEASIAGHVFYLQYDEPDPVITDAAEKALAAVETRVAVSQGIDLGLDALSLASIYFLAAIGLAITFGVMGVINMAHGEFIMMGAYTGFVVQQFVPDYTLSIIIALPLAFAITFGAGVAMERLVIRHLYHRPLETLLATFGISIALQQLAKNIFGTQARPLTSPEWLDGALVFNDVIAISYIRIAIFVLALLFLGLILFVLKRTRLGLEVRAVTQNPGMAASMGINPDKINMLTFGLGSGIAGIAGVAIGLYAKVTSEMGADYIVQSFMTVVVGGVGNVWGTLAGASLIGFLQKGIEWLNPSNTLAAQTYMILFIILFIQFRPKGIVALKGRAAAD
- the urtA gene encoding urea ABC transporter substrate-binding protein, producing the protein MTFRTSALALTALLGTTSIAAAQCADPIKVGVLHSLSGTMAISETTLKDTMELLIENQNAAGGLLGCEIEAVVVDPASDWPLFAEKARELLTVSEVDVIFGSWTSVSRKSALPVLEELNGLMFYPVQYEGEESSRNVFYTGAAPNQQAIPATDYFLEELGVEKFALLGTDYVYPRTTNNILEAYLQSKGIPAEDIFVNYTPFGHSDWATIVADVVALGADGKQVGVISTINGDANIGFYKELAAAGVSADDLPVVAFSVGEEELSGLDTSDLVGHLAAWNYFQSAESELNDEWVAAWKAKMGEDRVTNDPMEAHYIGFNMWVNAVTEAGTTDVDAVREAMYGQEFPNLTGGTAVMLPNHHLAKPVLIGEITADGQFDIISQTSEVPGDAWTDYLPESAVLVSDWQTLGCGMYNTETETCVQLTSNY
- a CDS encoding ROK family protein; protein product: MNTLGIDLGGTKIEARVFDAAWQEIARHRIPTPEDYDQLVNAVVDQIVWASDAAGAVAAVGVGAAGLVNPQTGLALANNLPATGRPFPADIEQRAGRRITFLNDCRALALSEAVFGAGQGKSVVMALILGTGVSGGLVIDQKWRTGPTATGGEIGHIAAPAQIIAAHGLPIYDCGCGRKGCIEGYISGPGLQRLAAFVTGMDLSTHEIAARRTTDMAQVWAIWCALVAEVLHHLTLTIDPDVIVLGGGLTAIPDVIADLRVAGKNAQIDGFAAAPLALAQGGDASGARGAAYAAWMDHRDATGLTV